A region of Candidatus Hadarchaeales archaeon DNA encodes the following proteins:
- a CDS encoding polyprenyl synthetase family protein, producing the protein MDVLENLKEKIELVEREIERWAPRSIKPEPLGNSMRHLFSAGGKRLRPCLLLLSCEAVGGKVEDALEAAAAVEILHTFTLIHDDVMDRDELRRGVKTVHVLWGIPMAIIAGDALFAKVFEALSENVRRLRLSAEKAVEIFRTISVASFEICRGQAMDVLMVQKDRVSEEEYLKMVSGKTGALLDASMKIGAIIGGGKEKEISALSTFGRKIGIAFQIRDDVLGIIGEESKFGKPIGSDIREGKRTLPIIYALRHLPLEKKKMVEEVLGEGKISRKKLEKVINLLEECGAIEYSSKLALELVDEAKKELSVIRDSRAKETLLALADFVITRSI; encoded by the coding sequence ATGGATGTTTTGGAGAATCTAAAGGAAAAGATAGAGCTTGTTGAGAGAGAAATCGAAAGATGGGCCCCGCGATCGATCAAGCCGGAGCCTCTGGGAAATTCGATGCGTCACCTTTTCTCGGCGGGTGGAAAGAGGCTTCGTCCTTGTCTTCTCTTGCTCTCCTGTGAGGCTGTTGGCGGAAAAGTGGAGGATGCTTTAGAGGCCGCGGCCGCGGTCGAAATTCTTCACACTTTCACGCTCATTCACGACGATGTTATGGATAGAGATGAGCTGAGGAGAGGCGTGAAAACGGTTCACGTTTTATGGGGAATTCCGATGGCAATCATTGCCGGAGATGCGCTCTTTGCGAAAGTTTTTGAGGCTCTTTCGGAGAACGTCAGGAGATTGCGGTTATCTGCGGAGAAAGCCGTGGAAATCTTTCGAACAATAAGTGTTGCAAGTTTCGAGATATGTCGGGGACAGGCGATGGATGTGTTGATGGTTCAGAAAGATAGAGTTTCAGAGGAGGAATACCTCAAGATGGTTTCTGGGAAGACTGGAGCGCTGTTGGATGCTTCAATGAAGATAGGGGCGATCATCGGAGGAGGTAAAGAAAAAGAAATCTCCGCTCTCTCAACTTTCGGCAGAAAAATTGGAATAGCGTTTCAGATAAGAGATGATGTTCTTGGGATAATCGGTGAGGAATCAAAGTTTGGGAAACCGATAGGAAGCGACATTAGGGAAGGAAAGCGTACTCTACCGATTATTTATGCTCTCAGACATCTGCCGCTAGAGAAGAAAAAGATGGTTGAAGAGGTTCTGGGCGAGGGAAAAATTTCGAGAAAAAAATTAGAGAAAGTGATCAATCTGCTCGAAGAATGTGGAGCGATCGAATATTCATCGAAGCTCGCGCTTGAGCTTGTCGATGAGGCTAAAAAGGAGCTCTCGGTCATCCGCGATAGTCGGGCAAAAGAAACGTTGCTCGCACTTGCAGATTTCGTTATAACACGCTCGATCTGA
- a CDS encoding MBL fold metallo-hydrolase RNA specificity domain-containing protein encodes MIEITPVGGMNEVGKNMTAVGIDGEYVIIDMGINLESILSFDEFELSEASRDELVRMNAIPDDSIIRGKRFLAVLLTHGHLDHVGALSKMISSYSVPVFGTPYTVGIVKRLMKEEGVHKTSERMLRAVPPDSIIRLGNLAVRFIPVKHSIPQTVAIKLEGKSESVLFASDFKFDDGGKERDLIERSDVNGVSVSLVGSVRADEPGRTPPESKAKEMLREVMEDVNDSSHLIYVTTFSSHMERLSSIVDIAFDLGRTPVMVGRSLHSYCSIATELGLVRFPPELTIYGRPNTVRSELRDIEFNRRDYVVICTGHQGEPTSVLSRIADGRLPPRVEQGDHVIFSASVIPTPINRANREILEAKLEALGARIRRDVHVSGHARREDTKDFIDMIKPEHVIPCHGTPEKLRAVIDISSELGYDSRFLHLLKNGMTLRLGD; translated from the coding sequence ATGATAGAAATAACACCCGTGGGCGGAATGAACGAGGTTGGAAAAAACATGACCGCTGTAGGAATCGACGGAGAATATGTGATAATAGACATGGGAATAAATCTCGAGAGCATTCTTTCTTTTGACGAGTTTGAACTTTCAGAAGCGAGCAGAGACGAGCTTGTCAGGATGAATGCGATTCCAGACGATTCTATAATCCGTGGAAAAAGATTTCTTGCTGTTCTTTTAACGCACGGACATCTTGACCACGTCGGTGCTCTTAGCAAGATGATCTCTAGCTATTCCGTACCAGTCTTCGGAACACCATACACGGTTGGAATTGTAAAGCGTCTGATGAAGGAAGAAGGTGTTCATAAGACTTCTGAAAGGATGTTGCGGGCAGTTCCTCCGGACTCTATCATTCGTCTAGGAAATTTAGCGGTGAGGTTCATCCCGGTGAAACACAGCATACCTCAGACTGTGGCCATAAAATTGGAGGGCAAAAGTGAATCGGTTCTCTTTGCAAGCGATTTCAAATTCGACGACGGAGGAAAAGAGCGCGATTTAATAGAACGCTCTGATGTTAATGGGGTCTCTGTTAGTCTTGTGGGCTCCGTAAGAGCAGATGAACCCGGTCGAACTCCGCCAGAAAGTAAAGCAAAGGAAATGCTGAGGGAAGTCATGGAAGACGTAAACGATTCGAGTCATTTGATATATGTGACAACTTTTTCTTCCCACATGGAAAGACTATCATCGATCGTCGACATAGCTTTCGACCTTGGCCGTACCCCAGTCATGGTTGGAAGATCTCTGCACAGCTACTGTTCCATAGCCACGGAGCTCGGTCTGGTCAGATTTCCGCCAGAATTGACGATATACGGCAGGCCGAACACCGTCAGGAGCGAGCTGCGCGACATAGAATTCAACAGGCGCGACTACGTGGTGATATGCACGGGACATCAGGGGGAGCCAACCTCGGTTCTTTCCAGAATCGCAGATGGTAGGTTGCCGCCGAGGGTAGAGCAGGGAGATCATGTGATTTTTTCTGCAAGTGTTATACCAACTCCGATAAACCGGGCCAACAGAGAAATCTTGGAAGCAAAGCTCGAAGCGCTAGGGGCGAGGATACGTAGAGATGTGCACGTGTCAGGTCACGCCAGAAGGGAAGACACAAAAGATTTCATAGATATGATAAAACCAGAGCATGTGATCCCATGTCATGGAACTCCTGAGAAGCTTCGGGCGGTCATCGACATCTCTTCGGAGCTCGGCTATGATTCTAGATTCTTGCACCTTCTTAAGAATGGGATGACTTTGAGGCTGGGCGATTGA
- the fni gene encoding type 2 isopentenyl-diphosphate Delta-isomerase, which produces MSTKSRKEEHLRICMNEDVEGLLKTSGFEDIELLHRALPEMDLKDVDVSTRFLGFDLKAPVMILPMTGGHPASLKINRMLASVAEEMGLVFAVGSLRSAFENSSMVKTYQVRDVAPHVFLVANIGLQQLTKGGPQLAVKAVEMIDADALSIHLNTLQEAVQLEGEPAYSRGLSTISTICRGVDFPVIVKETGAGISGAIAIEIEKAGASAIDVSGAGGTSWSAVEFYRKRNPICLTFWDWGIPTAVCTAEVSRRVKIPVISSGGIRSGIDAAKAIALGASLVGLALPVLRASKRGERAVKRYLQRFIQELRVAMFLTGARKLEELRKGKIIVMGRTREWLEALGVRWGKG; this is translated from the coding sequence ATGAGCACGAAATCCAGAAAAGAGGAGCACCTCCGGATATGCATGAATGAAGATGTGGAAGGATTACTGAAAACCTCAGGCTTTGAGGATATCGAGCTTCTTCATAGAGCTTTACCAGAGATGGACCTGAAGGATGTAGATGTATCCACGAGATTTCTGGGGTTTGACTTGAAAGCCCCAGTGATGATACTTCCGATGACCGGTGGACATCCGGCCTCTCTAAAGATAAACAGAATGCTTGCGAGTGTTGCCGAAGAAATGGGTCTCGTTTTTGCCGTGGGGAGTCTCAGATCAGCATTCGAAAACTCTTCAATGGTTAAAACCTATCAGGTTAGGGATGTGGCTCCGCATGTTTTTCTGGTTGCGAATATAGGACTTCAGCAGTTAACCAAGGGTGGTCCGCAGCTAGCTGTGAAAGCCGTTGAGATGATTGACGCCGATGCTCTTTCCATCCATCTCAACACACTTCAGGAAGCGGTACAGCTGGAGGGGGAGCCGGCCTACTCCCGCGGACTTTCCACGATATCCACAATTTGTAGAGGGGTTGATTTTCCCGTGATAGTCAAAGAAACAGGAGCCGGGATTTCGGGTGCCATCGCCATCGAGATAGAAAAGGCTGGAGCCTCAGCAATAGATGTGAGCGGGGCCGGAGGAACCTCTTGGTCTGCCGTGGAATTTTACAGAAAAAGAAACCCGATTTGTCTGACTTTCTGGGATTGGGGAATTCCGACGGCGGTATGCACAGCAGAGGTCTCGAGGAGAGTGAAAATTCCGGTCATATCGAGCGGGGGGATAAGATCGGGAATTGATGCTGCGAAAGCGATTGCTCTCGGAGCGAGTTTAGTCGGTCTAGCTCTCCCCGTTTTGCGAGCTTCAAAAAGAGGTGAAAGAGCGGTCAAGAGATATCTCCAGAGGTTCATTCAAGAGCTCAGGGTGGCGATGTTTTTGACGGGCGCGCGGAAATTGGAAGAATTGAGGAAAGGTAAGATAATCGTTATGGGAAGAACGAGAGAGTGGCTGGAAGCTCTAGGAGTAAGGTGGGGAAAAGGATGA
- a CDS encoding isopentenyl phosphate kinase: protein MRPVIVKLGGSVITDKSRKFRVRRRILERIADEIAECGEELIVVHGGGSFGHPVAKEYGLTEGFKNERQLKGFVLTHLAMVKLNQEIVKTFAFKGIPAVPVQPSACMVVSDGRIVEAELRPLRNMLSLGLLPVLFGDVVPDERRGFTILSGDQIVSFLAISLKAKRVVVGVDVDGVYTANPKISKSAELLKEIAPADLKRMSFGESSTDVTGGMYAKVSELFLPAKKGINVQIVNAMKPGILARAIKGETNLGTVVKAR from the coding sequence ATGCGTCCGGTTATCGTAAAGCTTGGCGGTAGCGTCATAACGGACAAGTCTCGAAAATTTAGAGTGAGAAGGAGAATCTTGGAAAGAATTGCCGACGAAATAGCTGAATGTGGAGAGGAGCTCATAGTTGTTCACGGTGGCGGATCTTTCGGTCATCCGGTTGCCAAAGAGTATGGTCTGACTGAGGGGTTCAAAAATGAGAGGCAGCTCAAAGGTTTTGTGCTCACCCATCTCGCAATGGTAAAGCTAAATCAAGAGATTGTGAAGACATTCGCGTTTAAAGGTATCCCAGCTGTTCCGGTTCAACCATCAGCCTGCATGGTGGTCAGTGACGGCAGAATCGTCGAGGCGGAACTAAGACCTCTCAGGAACATGCTTTCTCTAGGTTTGCTTCCCGTTCTTTTTGGAGATGTGGTGCCGGATGAGAGAAGGGGTTTCACCATACTTTCGGGAGACCAAATCGTTTCATTCTTGGCGATTTCTTTGAAGGCGAAGAGGGTAGTAGTCGGTGTGGACGTCGATGGTGTTTACACCGCCAATCCAAAAATCAGCAAAAGCGCAGAGCTTCTGAAAGAAATCGCGCCGGCAGATTTGAAAAGAATGAGTTTTGGCGAAAGTTCAACAGACGTAACAGGTGGGATGTACGCAAAAGTTTCAGAGCTTTTCTTACCTGCTAAGAAAGGAATAAATGTTCAGATCGTCAATGCCATGAAACCCGGAATTTTGGCAAGGGCAATAAAGGGAGAAACAAATCTTGGTACAGTGGTGAAGGCGAGATGA
- the amrB gene encoding AmmeMemoRadiSam system protein B: protein MRHPAVAGQFYAGSQKALIKQIEDCYLHRLGPGKLPSLKKEKRKIVGLVSPHAGYMYSGPIAAHGFFRLASEGTPESFVIIGPNHTGMGSGVSIVTSGEWETPLGRIGIDEKLASRIAKESDIIDVDEEAHIYEHSIEVQLPFIQHIFGSQIKFVPICMMFQDERTSLEVGEAIAKACSGSDVVVIASTDFTHYESQESAVRKDRMAIERILKLDARGLLKCVEENNITMCGSGPVAAMLVACEKMGAKNAELLKYATSGDVAGWMAEVVGYASIAILR, encoded by the coding sequence GTGAGACATCCGGCGGTTGCTGGTCAGTTTTATGCGGGTTCCCAGAAGGCCCTAATTAAACAAATAGAAGATTGCTATCTGCACCGCTTGGGCCCCGGCAAGCTCCCGAGTCTGAAAAAAGAAAAAAGGAAAATTGTAGGTCTGGTTTCTCCACACGCGGGCTACATGTATTCTGGACCGATTGCCGCTCATGGATTTTTTAGGTTAGCCTCTGAGGGCACTCCAGAGAGCTTTGTGATAATCGGACCAAACCATACTGGAATGGGAAGCGGAGTTTCAATTGTGACATCTGGTGAGTGGGAAACCCCGCTGGGAAGAATTGGAATTGATGAAAAGCTCGCAAGCAGAATAGCGAAGGAGTCAGATATAATCGATGTCGACGAGGAAGCGCACATTTATGAACATTCTATAGAAGTACAGTTACCCTTCATACAACATATCTTCGGAAGCCAGATCAAGTTCGTTCCAATATGCATGATGTTTCAAGACGAGCGAACGAGTCTCGAGGTTGGAGAAGCAATCGCCAAAGCCTGCTCAGGCTCAGATGTTGTGGTGATTGCTTCCACAGATTTCACTCATTACGAGTCTCAGGAGTCTGCCGTGAGGAAAGATAGAATGGCTATCGAGAGAATTCTCAAATTGGATGCGAGAGGTCTTCTAAAGTGTGTTGAGGAGAATAACATAACCATGTGCGGGAGCGGCCCGGTTGCCGCCATGCTGGTCGCATGTGAGAAGATGGGAGCGAAAAATGCGGAGCTACTCAAGTACGCGACAAGTGGAGATGTGGCCGGTTGGATGGCTGAAGTCGTCGGTTATGCCTCCATAGCGATTTTGAGGTGA
- the rpsB gene encoding 30S ribosomal protein S2 — protein sequence MAQKLTNFALASMETYVSHGVHIGTRHRTGSMKKFIYKVKQGVNILDIEKTDERIAIASRFLARYEPKDIVVVSARQYGQYPVMKFGEVTGARTIVGRFIPGTFTNPSLKFFIEPEVLVITDPLADEQPLREAAEIMIPTVGICDSDNETSDIDLIIPANNKSRKSLALVYLLLARQFLIERGDVTKDKPFTIKVEDFEPKIGEKK from the coding sequence ATGGCTCAAAAACTCACGAACTTTGCGCTGGCGAGCATGGAAACCTATGTGTCGCACGGCGTACACATAGGAACCAGACATAGGACGGGAAGCATGAAGAAGTTCATTTATAAAGTAAAGCAAGGCGTGAACATACTGGATATTGAAAAAACCGATGAAAGAATAGCGATCGCTTCGCGATTCTTGGCGAGATATGAGCCAAAGGACATCGTTGTGGTTTCGGCCAGGCAGTATGGTCAATATCCTGTGATGAAATTTGGGGAGGTGACTGGCGCCAGAACTATCGTCGGAAGATTCATCCCAGGAACTTTCACGAATCCGAGCTTGAAGTTCTTCATAGAGCCCGAAGTGTTAGTTATAACGGATCCCCTCGCAGACGAGCAGCCCCTTAGAGAAGCTGCCGAGATAATGATCCCAACAGTTGGAATATGTGATTCTGACAACGAAACTTCGGATATTGATTTGATAATTCCGGCAAACAACAAGAGCCGAAAATCTCTCGCACTGGTATATTTGTTGCTAGCAAGACAGTTTCTGATCGAAAGAGGTGATGTCACTAAGGATAAACCGTTCACCATAAAAGTCGAGGATTTCGAGCCCAAGATTGGTGAGAAGAAGTGA
- the eno gene encoding phosphopyruvate hydratase, which produces MKLLSLNARKISDSRGNPTIEVEVLVSSAGKKFLGRAAAPSGASRGKYEVVDFPEGGVDAAIKKISKIEREMKKLKKLDISSVDTLLHEIDGTQNFSSIGGNTAVAISMAVAKALAAAKGIPLFKSLNQKAREFPFPLGNVLGGGKHAGKKAPDIQEFLVVSVGAKTVSEAIFTNSSVHKRVRKLIEQVDPTFTGGKGDEGAWAPNLGNREALEIVSRACEEISTETGVTVRPGLDVAASSFYDEKSDKYIYKREGVEKTGGEQIDFIVDLVKTFKLVYVEDPLHEEDFDGFAELTRKIGDKCIVCGDDLLVTNVSRIKIGLEKKSVNAVLIKPNQIGTLSDTLEAVKLTKSHGCVPVISHRSGETTDETIAHLAVAWGCPMIKTGVVGGERIAKLNELIRIWEMIGGKAKMASLPIK; this is translated from the coding sequence ATGAAGCTGTTATCCCTAAATGCGAGAAAGATTTCGGACAGTCGCGGGAACCCGACGATCGAGGTGGAAGTCTTAGTTTCCAGCGCAGGTAAAAAGTTTCTTGGAAGGGCAGCGGCCCCAAGCGGTGCCAGCCGTGGGAAATATGAGGTAGTAGACTTCCCGGAAGGAGGGGTTGATGCTGCCATAAAAAAGATTTCAAAAATTGAAAGGGAAATGAAAAAACTCAAAAAGCTGGACATCTCTTCCGTGGACACCCTTCTTCACGAAATCGATGGGACACAGAATTTCTCTTCAATAGGCGGAAACACGGCGGTTGCTATATCGATGGCTGTGGCGAAGGCTCTGGCAGCAGCCAAAGGTATTCCTCTATTCAAAAGTTTGAATCAAAAGGCGAGAGAATTCCCATTTCCGCTAGGGAATGTTTTGGGAGGAGGCAAACATGCTGGAAAGAAAGCCCCAGACATTCAAGAGTTTCTTGTGGTTTCAGTGGGGGCAAAAACAGTTTCGGAGGCAATTTTTACGAATTCTTCCGTTCATAAGCGCGTCCGGAAGCTGATAGAGCAAGTGGATCCAACGTTCACCGGTGGAAAAGGGGATGAGGGTGCTTGGGCTCCTAATCTCGGTAACAGAGAGGCCCTAGAAATCGTTTCGAGGGCTTGCGAAGAAATTTCCACAGAGACCGGGGTCACGGTGCGACCGGGTTTAGACGTCGCGGCAAGCAGCTTTTACGATGAGAAATCCGACAAGTATATTTACAAACGGGAAGGGGTAGAGAAGACGGGCGGAGAGCAGATAGATTTCATAGTGGATTTAGTGAAAACATTCAAACTCGTTTACGTGGAGGACCCCCTGCACGAGGAAGATTTTGACGGTTTTGCTGAGCTCACGAGAAAAATTGGAGATAAATGCATCGTTTGCGGAGATGATCTGCTCGTCACAAATGTTTCAAGAATAAAGATCGGACTGGAGAAGAAATCCGTGAACGCTGTCCTGATAAAACCAAACCAGATAGGAACTCTTTCTGACACCCTTGAAGCAGTAAAGCTCACGAAATCACACGGTTGTGTACCTGTCATCTCGCATAGATCCGGAGAGACGACGGATGAGACGATTGCTCATCTAGCCGTTGCTTGGGGTTGTCCGATGATAAAAACAGGTGTGGTCGGTGGAGAGAGAATAGCAAAACTCAATGAACTAATAAGAATATGGGAAATGATTGGTGGGAAGGCGAAAATGGCGAGTCTTCCCATAAAATAA
- a CDS encoding ORC1-type DNA replication protein, producing MSSKILEEELRRPTVFRDPNVLLPDYIPPSIVHREEEQRWLARVYRPLLTHGTCQHTLIVGEIGVGKTVLAIKFGTAFEEIARGKGRNVDFVHINCRLDKTIHAIYGKLVQKYNPRWPYHGLPPEKLLDMVLMYLETHDRYLLLALDELDYFIKINGSELIYALTRAAEERGKKSRISMIGIARDPGFIDKLDQPTRSTFIHNMLRLSGYNAEELKDIINQRLELAFKPGAVAEEVVEMVAEIAARYGNARFALELLWRAGHIADASGSKAVLPEHVREAKSDVYPEVRREAIEQLGVHEKLLLLAIARKLKISGSVYVLTGDVRESYKVVCEEYGEKPKAPSKVWECMRRLASLGIIDVKPSGAGHRGRSSKVSIPDVSVIWLEKEIEKLLSKQR from the coding sequence ATGTCATCAAAGATTTTGGAAGAAGAATTACGTAGGCCGACAGTCTTCAGAGATCCAAATGTTCTTTTGCCAGATTACATCCCGCCATCAATCGTGCACAGAGAAGAGGAGCAGAGATGGCTGGCAAGAGTTTACCGCCCCCTTTTGACCCACGGTACTTGTCAACACACTTTGATAGTCGGAGAAATCGGGGTCGGAAAGACTGTTCTTGCGATCAAGTTCGGTACAGCTTTCGAGGAAATCGCACGCGGAAAGGGAAGGAACGTAGATTTTGTGCACATAAACTGTAGGCTCGATAAAACGATTCATGCGATTTACGGAAAGCTTGTACAAAAGTACAATCCAAGGTGGCCATATCATGGTCTTCCTCCTGAGAAATTGCTTGACATGGTGCTCATGTATCTGGAGACGCACGACAGATATTTGCTGCTCGCCCTTGACGAGCTGGATTATTTCATCAAGATAAACGGTTCCGAACTCATATATGCTCTTACGAGAGCGGCAGAGGAAAGGGGAAAGAAAAGCAGAATAAGCATGATCGGAATAGCGAGAGATCCGGGGTTTATAGATAAACTCGATCAGCCGACTAGGAGCACCTTTATACACAACATGCTCAGGCTGAGCGGATACAATGCCGAAGAGTTAAAAGATATCATAAACCAGAGACTAGAGCTTGCGTTCAAACCGGGTGCGGTTGCCGAGGAAGTAGTGGAGATGGTGGCAGAGATCGCCGCTAGGTATGGAAACGCGAGATTTGCACTAGAGCTTCTTTGGAGAGCGGGGCACATCGCGGACGCAAGCGGATCCAAAGCTGTGCTTCCTGAGCATGTCAGGGAGGCAAAGTCAGACGTCTATCCTGAGGTTAGAAGAGAAGCGATTGAGCAGCTGGGTGTTCACGAGAAGCTTCTCCTTTTAGCGATTGCCAGAAAACTGAAGATCTCCGGCAGCGTCTATGTTTTGACCGGTGATGTGAGAGAAAGTTACAAGGTTGTCTGCGAGGAATACGGAGAAAAGCCAAAAGCGCCGAGCAAAGTCTGGGAATGTATGAGAAGGCTTGCTTCTTTAGGGATTATCGATGTCAAACCTTCTGGTGCAGGCCATAGAGGGAGAAGCTCGAAAGTCAGCATCCCGGATGTCTCTGTTATCTGGTTAGAGAAAGAGATAGAGAAACTTCTTTCCAAACAACGTTGA